A window of Hymenobacter aerilatus contains these coding sequences:
- a CDS encoding MarC family protein, giving the protein MFSLKEIFSVTLTLFAIIDILGSVPIIIQIRQREGKIHSERATLVAGVLMVVFLFLGQSILSLFGVDFQSFALAGAIIIFLIGMEMILGIELFKNDPTAASGSIVPLAFPIIVGAGTMTTLLSLRAAYSLPNVLVGIVLNLVFVYIVLKSSAWIERKLGKAGEDILRRVFGVILLAIAIKLFKSNF; this is encoded by the coding sequence ATGTTCAGTTTAAAAGAAATCTTCTCGGTTACGCTCACCCTGTTTGCCATTATTGATATTCTGGGTTCGGTGCCCATTATCATTCAAATACGGCAGCGCGAAGGGAAGATCCACTCCGAGCGTGCTACTCTGGTAGCAGGCGTGTTAATGGTGGTGTTCCTGTTTCTGGGACAGAGCATTTTGTCTCTTTTTGGAGTTGACTTTCAGTCGTTTGCCTTAGCTGGCGCCATTATCATCTTTCTCATCGGCATGGAAATGATTCTGGGCATTGAGCTCTTCAAAAACGACCCCACGGCCGCGTCGGGCTCCATTGTGCCGCTGGCATTTCCCATCATTGTGGGCGCCGGCACCATGACCACCTTGCTTTCTCTACGGGCTGCCTACTCCCTACCCAACGTGCTGGTAGGCATCGTGCTAAACCTGGTCTTTGTATACATCGTGCTGAAAAGCTCGGCCTGGATTGAGCGCAAGCTCGGCAAAGCCGGCGAGGACATCCTGCGCCGCGTGTTCGGCGTGATTCTGCTGGCCATTGCCATCAAACTGTTTAAAAGTAATTTTTGA
- the rnhA gene encoding ribonuclease HI gives MIHLYTDGSSRGNPGPGGYGAILRFGPHEKELTQGFRLTTNNRMELLAVIVGLEAITRPEMPITVVTDSKYVVDAVEKKWVFGWANKPDFGKKANEDLWRRFLKVYRQRTVRFQWVRGHNGHPENERCDQLAVWSATQGKLLVDEGYELIEARK, from the coding sequence ATGATTCACCTATACACCGATGGCTCGTCGCGGGGGAACCCGGGACCGGGCGGCTACGGGGCCATTCTGCGCTTCGGACCGCACGAAAAAGAGCTGACCCAGGGCTTCCGCCTGACCACCAACAACCGCATGGAACTGCTGGCCGTGATTGTGGGTCTGGAGGCCATCACGCGCCCCGAAATGCCTATCACCGTCGTTACCGACTCGAAGTATGTGGTGGATGCCGTGGAGAAAAAGTGGGTGTTCGGCTGGGCCAATAAGCCCGATTTTGGCAAAAAGGCCAACGAAGACCTCTGGCGCCGTTTCCTGAAAGTATACCGCCAGCGCACCGTGCGCTTCCAGTGGGTGCGCGGCCACAACGGCCACCCCGAAAACGAGCGGTGCGACCAGCTAGCTGTGTGGAGCGCCACTCAAGGCAAGCTGCTGGTGGATGAAGGATATGAGCTGATCGAGGCGAGGAAGTAA
- a CDS encoding DUF389 domain-containing protein, with protein sequence MLRRLLHLLNLRTGASIGSTIEAIEANIGLRGSVLWILLCAALLASIGLDTNSAAVIIGAMLISPLMGPILGVGMSLGINDSAMFRHALQQLGVATAISLGASLLYFSLTPLGQATPELLARTHPTLLDVLIALFGGVAGIISNSRRDKTNAIPGVAIATALMPPLCTAGFGLAHLNWSIFLGALYLYCINAAFISLATYLIVRVMRFPQRTYVKEGQQRRVTIIMGLLLALIVAPSVYFLVSVYREERDRRIVKEVVVEGLRAQGNEVLRWDIMRTDSTNLVRVYFSGLNVVPRQVAQMEQRLQQRDLKNYQVKVSRVNISKEEIAQLSEEAARNLFQNMQLEAELTRTPTIRTTSSPASNPLPSAAQVLREVRAAFPRVAGLSVARPQTDIAPDTLRADTLLTVAVAWQRPDTVPTPAEAQRLYQFLQARLQQDTLILSRTPLRAMRQPAPRAVPITLPQAPTIPQTLNTPTPAARR encoded by the coding sequence ATGCTGCGGCGTCTACTCCATTTACTAAATCTGCGTACTGGCGCGTCCATTGGCAGCACCATCGAAGCAATCGAAGCCAACATTGGGCTGCGCGGCTCAGTGCTTTGGATTTTGCTGTGCGCGGCGCTGCTAGCCAGCATTGGCCTTGATACTAACTCGGCCGCCGTTATCATTGGGGCCATGTTGATTTCGCCGCTGATGGGGCCGATTCTAGGGGTGGGCATGAGTTTGGGCATCAACGATTCTGCCATGTTTCGGCACGCGCTGCAGCAACTGGGGGTAGCTACAGCTATTAGCTTGGGGGCTAGCTTGCTCTATTTCAGCCTTACACCCTTGGGGCAAGCCACACCCGAGCTGCTGGCGCGCACGCACCCTACCCTGCTCGACGTGCTGATTGCCCTGTTTGGGGGTGTGGCCGGCATCATCTCCAACTCACGCCGCGACAAGACCAACGCCATTCCGGGCGTGGCCATTGCTACGGCGCTCATGCCTCCGCTGTGCACCGCCGGCTTTGGTCTGGCGCATCTCAACTGGTCGATTTTTCTGGGTGCGTTGTACTTGTACTGCATTAACGCGGCGTTTATCAGTCTAGCTACCTACCTGATTGTGCGCGTGATGCGCTTCCCGCAACGCACCTATGTGAAGGAGGGTCAGCAGCGCCGCGTTACCATCATTATGGGCCTACTGCTAGCGCTGATTGTGGCCCCCAGCGTTTACTTTCTGGTAAGTGTGTACCGGGAGGAGCGCGACCGGCGCATTGTGAAAGAGGTGGTGGTAGAGGGATTGCGGGCGCAGGGCAACGAAGTGCTGCGCTGGGACATCATGCGCACCGATTCGACTAATTTGGTGCGGGTATACTTTTCGGGCCTGAACGTGGTGCCTCGCCAAGTGGCGCAAATGGAACAGCGCCTACAGCAACGCGACCTCAAGAACTACCAAGTAAAGGTGTCGCGGGTGAATATTTCTAAGGAAGAAATAGCACAGCTAAGCGAGGAAGCTGCCCGCAATCTGTTTCAGAACATGCAGCTGGAAGCCGAGCTTACGCGCACGCCTACCATCCGCACCACTAGCAGCCCGGCCAGCAACCCGCTACCCTCGGCGGCGCAGGTGCTGCGTGAGGTGCGCGCCGCTTTCCCGCGCGTGGCGGGCCTAAGCGTAGCTCGCCCCCAAACCGATATTGCCCCTGACACCCTCCGCGCCGATACCCTGCTCACCGTGGCCGTAGCCTGGCAACGCCCTGATACCGTGCCTACCCCCGCTGAAGCCCAACGTCTCTACCAGTTTCTGCAAGCCCGCCTGCAACAAGACACGCTCATCCTAAGCCGTACCCCGCTGCGCGCCATGCGACAGCCTGCCCCCCGTGCCGTGCCCATCACCCTACCCCAAGCACCTACCATCCCTCAAACACTAAACACGCCTACCCCAGCGGCAAGGCGGTGA
- a CDS encoding tRNA1(Val) (adenine(37)-N6)-methyltransferase, whose amino-acid sequence MANSYFQFKQFRVEQAQCAMKVCTDACVLGAVAAVTGAQRVLDIGTGTGLLALMTAQRNPSATIEAVELDPAAAAQAAENFATSPWAERLRAYPVSLARFAATYPTPYDHILCNPPFFRESLRSPNAQRTTARHTADDTLTFTEISQFAAGFLTEQGTLTVLLPPPEMLYFEQAAAAVGLYPTTRLAVHHRPGSRALRHITAFGRQPQPVITRVLLLHDADDTVYSAEFRKLLSDFYLHL is encoded by the coding sequence ATGGCCAACTCCTATTTTCAGTTCAAGCAGTTTCGGGTGGAGCAGGCGCAATGCGCTATGAAAGTGTGCACTGATGCCTGCGTACTGGGCGCCGTGGCGGCCGTAACTGGCGCCCAGCGCGTGCTGGATATTGGCACCGGCACCGGCCTGCTGGCCCTGATGACTGCCCAGCGCAACCCCTCGGCCACCATTGAAGCAGTGGAGCTAGACCCCGCCGCAGCTGCTCAGGCCGCCGAGAACTTTGCCACCTCGCCCTGGGCAGAGCGTTTGCGTGCCTACCCTGTTAGCCTAGCCCGCTTCGCGGCTACCTATCCCACTCCCTACGACCATATTCTGTGCAACCCGCCCTTTTTTCGGGAGTCGCTCCGCTCACCCAATGCGCAGCGTACCACTGCCCGCCACACCGCCGACGACACGCTTACCTTCACCGAAATCAGTCAATTTGCCGCTGGTTTTCTAACTGAACAGGGTACTCTTACGGTACTCCTGCCGCCACCCGAGATGCTATACTTCGAGCAGGCCGCCGCGGCTGTAGGCCTCTACCCTACCACCCGCCTAGCCGTACACCACCGACCCGGCAGCCGGGCGTTGCGCCACATCACAGCGTTTGGGCGGCAGCCGCAGCCTGTCATTACACGAGTACTATTGCTGCATGATGCTGATGATACTGTGTATTCGGCGGAGTTCCGGAAGTTGTTGAGTGACTTTTATCTGCATTTATAG
- a CDS encoding ABC transporter ATP-binding protein, translated as MIEVRDLYKAYDAQPVLHHVSLDLRPGTIHGLVGVNGAGKTTLLNCIYGLIADYRGTVRETTGLSLRQHTGLLPYEPYFYPRLTGREYLTFCLQARGRAVPDFTEWNALLELPLDAYAEDYSAGMKKKLALLAVLVQDFRYLILDEPFNGLDLGTNLLVKEILLRLRARGTGILLTSHLLGTLTEICNELTILAAGTVRRHYTRPEFDQVSTDLLDEFYQEKLARLRQLV; from the coding sequence ATGATTGAAGTTCGCGACTTATATAAAGCTTACGACGCGCAGCCCGTGCTGCACCACGTCAGCCTCGACCTGCGCCCTGGTACCATCCATGGGTTGGTAGGGGTGAATGGGGCCGGCAAAACCACGCTGTTGAACTGCATCTACGGGCTGATTGCCGATTACCGCGGCACCGTGCGCGAAACCACTGGCCTCAGCCTGCGCCAGCATACGGGTCTGCTACCCTACGAGCCCTACTTCTACCCGCGCCTCACCGGTCGCGAGTACCTCACCTTTTGCTTGCAGGCGCGTGGCCGGGCTGTGCCGGATTTCACGGAATGGAATGCGTTGCTGGAACTACCGCTTGATGCCTATGCCGAAGACTACTCTGCCGGTATGAAAAAGAAGCTGGCCCTACTGGCGGTGCTGGTGCAGGACTTTCGCTATCTTATTCTCGACGAACCATTCAACGGCCTTGACCTGGGTACTAACTTGCTGGTGAAGGAGATACTGTTGCGGCTGCGGGCGCGCGGCACCGGTATTCTGCTGACGTCACACCTACTGGGCACGCTCACTGAAATCTGCAATGAGCTAACCATCCTGGCCGCTGGCACCGTGCGCCGCCACTACACCCGCCCCGAGTTCGACCAGGTAAGCACTGATTTGCTCGACGAATTTTACCAAGAAAAGCTCGCGCGGCTCCGGCAGTTGGTATAG
- a CDS encoding saccharopine dehydrogenase C-terminal domain-containing protein, with protein sequence MTYPTRLLLLGAGRSASALIAYLLRHAPQENWQLTIADLDPTPLVPVLVAHAAYARAVPFSTDDATHLDELVQEHHVVISMLPAFLHPAVARVCLRHRRHLATASYATPELRALDAEARAAGVTLLMECGLDPGLDHMSAMRAIHAIRARGGWLTSFKSYCGGLLAPDSEDDNPWRYKFTWNPRNVVLAGQSTAQYIENGRLRLVPYHQLFARTEPISVPGYGDFEGYPNRDSLSYRPLYGLTDIPTMLRGTLRRPGYCAAWHALVQLGLTDDSVRLGNAATLPWSEVVAGCLHALPTPHESVADQAATYLQFAPNSPEMQLLTWLGIFSPEPVGLANATPAQLLEHLLLQKWALQPHDRDMVVMQHQFEYEIAGVVYSNTASLVVLGDDATHTAMAKTVGLPLGMAVRRLATGHVAAYGIVIPTQADIYEPILHELAAAYEISFLEGVERRLTAG encoded by the coding sequence ATGACCTACCCCACTCGCCTGTTGCTGCTTGGCGCCGGCCGCTCGGCTTCCGCGCTCATTGCCTATCTGCTGCGCCACGCACCCCAGGAAAACTGGCAGCTCACCATTGCCGACCTCGACCCTACGCCCTTAGTACCTGTGCTGGTCGCGCACGCCGCCTACGCCCGCGCCGTGCCCTTCTCCACCGACGATGCTACCCACCTCGATGAGCTGGTACAGGAGCACCACGTAGTCATTTCGATGCTGCCCGCGTTTCTGCACCCAGCGGTGGCACGGGTGTGCTTGCGCCACCGTCGTCACCTAGCCACGGCCAGCTATGCCACGCCTGAACTGCGTGCGTTGGACGCCGAGGCCCGTGCCGCGGGTGTCACGCTGCTCATGGAGTGCGGCCTCGACCCCGGCCTGGACCATATGTCGGCCATGCGGGCCATCCATGCCATTCGGGCGCGGGGCGGATGGCTCACCAGCTTCAAATCCTACTGCGGCGGCCTGCTGGCACCCGATTCAGAGGACGACAACCCGTGGCGCTACAAGTTCACCTGGAATCCGCGCAACGTGGTGCTGGCCGGCCAGAGCACGGCGCAGTACATCGAAAATGGCCGCCTGCGGCTGGTGCCCTACCATCAGCTGTTTGCCCGCACGGAGCCTATTAGTGTGCCTGGCTACGGCGACTTCGAGGGCTACCCCAACCGCGACTCGCTCAGCTACCGTCCCCTCTATGGCCTCACCGATATTCCGACTATGCTGCGCGGCACCCTGCGTCGCCCCGGCTACTGCGCTGCCTGGCACGCGCTGGTGCAGCTGGGCCTCACCGACGACTCGGTACGCCTGGGCAACGCTGCCACCCTGCCGTGGAGCGAGGTGGTGGCGGGCTGCTTGCACGCCCTGCCTACCCCCCACGAGTCGGTAGCTGACCAGGCCGCTACCTACCTACAGTTCGCACCCAATAGCCCCGAAATGCAACTGCTAACGTGGCTGGGCATCTTCTCGCCCGAGCCGGTAGGTCTCGCCAACGCCACGCCGGCCCAACTTTTGGAGCACTTACTACTGCAAAAATGGGCGCTCCAGCCACACGACCGCGACATGGTGGTGATGCAGCATCAGTTTGAATATGAAATAGCGGGAGTGGTATACAGTAACACTGCCTCGCTAGTAGTGCTAGGCGATGATGCCACGCACACCGCCATGGCCAAGACGGTAGGGCTGCCACTAGGTATGGCCGTGCGCCGGCTGGCCACCGGGCACGTTGCCGCATATGGTATCGTGATTCCTACACAGGCCGATATCTACGAGCCTATTTTGCACGAGCTGGCGGCAGCATATGAAATTAGCTTTCTGGAAGGCGTAGAAAGACGCCTGACGGCCGGTTAA
- a CDS encoding alpha/beta fold hydrolase: protein MNLIARLRPFCAALLTSATLLAAAPTSTASVPTLLAADSPAATHPNFTVRVVGKGQPMLLIPGLTCPGAVWDETVAHYQKQYQCHIISVNGFGGTAAPASTEHLLQNVRDQLLTYVKTQRLHKPVVVGHSLGGFLALWMSATQPDAMGPLVIVDSLPFLSAVQNPMLTAEAAKPMAEGVRQQVSRGKMDAATARQMSASLMTDTARIRQATRWSVASDPATVGQAMYDMYTTDLRPDVARIQQPVLVLGAWAAYKAYGSTKESTRAIFEQQYAKLPQHQIEMSEAGKHFLMWDDTQWFLAQSDAFLKQHAVARK, encoded by the coding sequence ATGAACCTGATTGCTCGCCTCCGCCCCTTCTGCGCTGCCCTACTCACCAGCGCCACACTCCTCGCCGCCGCACCCACCTCTACTGCCTCGGTCCCTACCCTTCTAGCAGCCGATAGCCCAGCCGCCACGCACCCCAACTTCACGGTGCGCGTGGTGGGCAAAGGTCAGCCCATGCTCCTGATTCCTGGCCTGACCTGCCCCGGCGCGGTGTGGGACGAAACCGTGGCCCACTATCAGAAACAGTATCAGTGTCATATCATTTCCGTCAATGGATTTGGTGGCACCGCCGCCCCAGCAAGCACCGAGCACCTGCTCCAAAACGTGCGCGACCAACTCCTGACCTACGTCAAAACGCAGCGCCTCCACAAGCCGGTAGTAGTGGGGCACAGCCTAGGCGGTTTCTTGGCGCTCTGGATGAGCGCCACCCAGCCCGACGCCATGGGGCCGCTGGTGATTGTAGACTCCCTACCCTTTCTCTCGGCCGTGCAGAACCCTATGCTCACCGCCGAAGCCGCCAAACCCATGGCCGAAGGCGTGCGGCAGCAAGTGAGCCGTGGCAAAATGGACGCCGCCACTGCCCGCCAGATGTCGGCTAGCCTCATGACCGACACGGCCCGCATCCGGCAGGCCACGCGCTGGAGCGTAGCTTCTGATCCGGCTACCGTCGGCCAGGCCATGTACGACATGTATACTACCGACCTGCGCCCCGATGTGGCCCGCATTCAGCAGCCGGTGCTGGTGCTGGGCGCCTGGGCCGCCTACAAGGCCTACGGCTCTACCAAAGAAAGCACCCGCGCCATTTTTGAGCAGCAGTATGCTAAGCTGCCTCAGCACCAGATTGAAATGTCGGAGGCCGGCAAGCACTTTCTGATGTGGGACGACACGCAGTGGTTTCTGGCACAATCGGATGCTTTTCTGAAGCAACACGCCGTGGCCCGCAAGTAA
- a CDS encoding NIPSNAP family protein produces MKLFFPPQFSSIVQRFLLLAGMLLSAAATHAAGRELYQLQVYHLRDQQQQQQVEAFLRDAYLPALHRLGVPKVGVFEPVGNDTTADRRLLVLVPCQSLQQWQRLTTQLEKPTVYGAAGQQYWQAAHNQAPYTRLETILLESFADPLKLQTPPLTGSRPERIYELRSYESATQAQHLNKVQMFVQGDEVGIFKRLGFNAVFYGRVLAGGHMPNLMYMTTFDNKAARDAHWKQFGESADWKKLSALPEYQNNVSHIDIQFLHPVAYSDF; encoded by the coding sequence ATGAAACTCTTCTTCCCTCCACAATTCTCTTCCATAGTACAGCGGTTTCTGCTGCTGGCTGGTATGCTGCTGAGCGCGGCCGCCACGCACGCCGCGGGCCGCGAGCTGTATCAGCTGCAAGTGTATCACCTGCGCGACCAACAGCAACAGCAGCAGGTAGAGGCCTTTCTACGCGATGCCTACCTGCCAGCGCTGCACCGGCTGGGTGTGCCGAAGGTCGGTGTGTTTGAGCCCGTTGGCAACGACACTACTGCTGACCGGCGCCTGCTGGTGCTGGTGCCCTGCCAGTCGTTGCAACAGTGGCAGCGCCTGACGACGCAGTTGGAGAAGCCAACGGTGTACGGCGCTGCTGGTCAACAATACTGGCAGGCGGCCCACAATCAAGCACCCTACACGCGCCTGGAAACCATTTTGCTGGAGTCGTTTGCCGATCCGCTCAAGCTCCAGACGCCGCCCCTCACTGGCTCGCGGCCGGAGCGTATCTACGAGCTGCGTAGCTACGAAAGCGCCACTCAGGCCCAGCACCTCAACAAGGTGCAGATGTTTGTGCAGGGCGACGAAGTAGGGATATTCAAGCGCTTGGGCTTCAATGCCGTGTTCTATGGCCGGGTGCTGGCGGGCGGCCACATGCCCAACCTGATGTACATGACCACCTTCGACAATAAAGCTGCCCGCGACGCGCACTGGAAACAGTTCGGCGAGTCGGCTGACTGGAAAAAGCTTTCCGCCCTGCCGGAGTACCAAAACAACGTGTCGCACATCGACATCCAGTTTCTGCACCCAGTAGCCTACTCTGATTTTTAG
- a CDS encoding DUF7010 family protein, which produces MTASTSSLAQQRTQFASRRLLAMPLAGTLAWAVVGVAGLTLSSPLQLVWTLYLSTGSIVYLGMFFSRFTGEHFLDRTKPKNEFDTLFFSTVAMSLLVYALAIPFALTDYTSLPLTVGVLTGLMWLPLSWIIRHWVGVFHAVARTVLVLAAWYAFPAQRFVIIPFLIVGLYVATILILEYRWRAVRQQSADSELA; this is translated from the coding sequence ATGACCGCTTCAACCTCGTCCTTAGCGCAACAACGTACACAGTTTGCTAGTCGGCGCCTGCTAGCCATGCCCCTGGCGGGTACCCTGGCCTGGGCCGTGGTAGGCGTGGCCGGCCTCACTCTGTCGTCACCTTTGCAATTAGTCTGGACATTGTATTTGAGCACCGGTAGCATTGTGTATTTAGGCATGTTTTTCTCACGATTTACGGGCGAGCATTTCTTGGACCGTACCAAGCCCAAAAACGAATTTGACACCCTATTTTTCAGCACAGTGGCTATGTCACTGCTAGTGTACGCTCTTGCTATTCCTTTCGCGCTGACTGATTACACTTCTTTGCCCCTCACCGTAGGCGTCCTCACGGGGCTAATGTGGCTGCCCCTGTCCTGGATTATCCGGCACTGGGTAGGCGTGTTTCATGCTGTGGCGCGCACGGTGCTGGTGCTGGCGGCTTGGTATGCATTTCCGGCCCAGCGGTTTGTCATTATTCCGTTTCTCATCGTGGGGCTGTATGTTGCAACCATCCTTATACTAGAGTACCGCTGGCGTGCCGTACGGCAACAAAGCGCGGATAGCGAGCTTGCCTAG
- a CDS encoding sensor histidine kinase, which produces MSDSAISSRRQRWYWGLQLTGWVLYASMGLLMIHLFAAKVAITGHLLAIQAAMAVVLLLTSHALRTWLQWRHWKQLPALALLWRLVLANGVAAVLSQLVLGVIIAFLIRPPASMGGLAGGPQLVGYILQTYFVLWLWTACYFGLHYLDRYKQAEVDKWKLHAAVREAEMSTLKAQINPHFLFNGLNNIRALVMEDPARARAMMTHLSDLLRYSIQLNGTEQVPLARELEIVEHYLQLEAMQLEERLSYTLDIDPATLAVPVPPMTLQLLVENAIKHGIAPRPEGGSITVSAQLAAAGTQLHMLVRNTGCYHPPAPDHTGIGLRNARERLALLFGPTATLTLANDPNAPSQVLAHVQLPVAAALPFHSTPAAAVSV; this is translated from the coding sequence ATGTCTGATTCCGCTATATCTAGTCGTCGCCAGCGCTGGTATTGGGGCTTGCAACTCACTGGCTGGGTGCTCTACGCCAGCATGGGTCTGCTAATGATCCACTTATTTGCCGCGAAGGTTGCCATTACGGGCCATCTGTTGGCTATCCAGGCAGCCATGGCAGTAGTGCTGTTGCTCACCAGCCACGCGTTGCGCACCTGGCTACAGTGGCGCCATTGGAAACAACTGCCTGCCCTGGCCTTGCTGTGGCGCCTGGTCCTGGCCAACGGGGTAGCAGCCGTGCTCAGCCAGTTGGTGTTGGGCGTCATCATTGCTTTTCTGATTCGGCCGCCCGCCAGCATGGGGGGCTTAGCGGGCGGCCCGCAACTGGTGGGCTACATCCTGCAAACCTACTTCGTACTCTGGCTCTGGACAGCCTGCTACTTTGGTCTTCACTACCTCGACCGTTACAAGCAGGCCGAGGTAGACAAATGGAAGCTGCACGCGGCCGTTCGGGAAGCGGAAATGAGCACTCTGAAAGCCCAGATCAACCCGCATTTTCTATTCAATGGCCTCAACAACATCCGGGCGTTGGTGATGGAAGACCCCGCCCGTGCCCGCGCCATGATGACGCACCTCTCCGATTTGCTCCGCTATTCCATCCAGCTCAACGGCACCGAGCAAGTGCCGCTGGCCCGCGAGCTGGAAATTGTGGAGCATTACCTGCAACTGGAAGCCATGCAGCTGGAAGAGCGCCTGAGCTATACCCTCGACATCGACCCCGCTACCCTGGCCGTACCCGTACCGCCCATGACGTTGCAGCTGCTGGTGGAAAATGCCATTAAGCACGGCATTGCGCCCCGGCCCGAGGGCGGCAGCATTACCGTTTCGGCCCAGCTGGCTGCTGCGGGCACACAGTTGCATATGCTAGTACGTAATACAGGCTGCTACCATCCGCCCGCGCCCGACCATACGGGCATTGGCCTGCGCAATGCCCGCGAGCGGCTCGCCCTGCTCTTTGGCCCCACCGCTACCCTCACGCTCGCCAACGACCCAAACGCACCCAGCCAGGTACTGGCCCACGTGCAGCTACCTGTAGCCGCCGCCCTACCCTTCCACTCCACGCCAGCTGCGGCAGTTAGTGTATAG
- a CDS encoding LytR/AlgR family response regulator transcription factor produces the protein MNILLVDDSRLARQELRHLLQAHPEVTVVGEARHAAEARQFLPTLRPDVLLLDIHMPGETGFDLLASLDAAPHVIFTTAYDEYALRAFEVNALDYLLKPVQENRLAAALAKARTALVPLEITLPISVPEPAPTLLTEHDQVFVKDGERCWFVRLADIRLFEINGSYTQIYFEQHQPLIPRTLQHLEQRLDPRVFFRANRQQIINLKWITGIEPWFSNTLKIQLREGPEVEVSRQQSARFRELMSL, from the coding sequence ATGAATATTTTACTAGTTGATGATTCGCGCCTGGCGCGCCAGGAGTTGCGCCATTTGTTGCAGGCCCACCCCGAGGTGACGGTGGTAGGCGAAGCCCGCCACGCCGCCGAGGCTCGCCAATTCCTACCCACGCTCCGCCCCGACGTGCTCCTGCTCGATATCCACATGCCCGGCGAGACTGGCTTCGACCTGCTGGCCTCGCTGGATGCGGCCCCGCACGTCATCTTCACCACTGCCTATGATGAATATGCGCTGCGTGCTTTCGAGGTGAATGCCCTAGACTACCTGCTGAAACCCGTGCAGGAAAACCGCTTGGCCGCGGCGCTGGCTAAAGCCCGCACGGCCCTCGTGCCGCTCGAAATTACCTTACCCATCTCCGTACCTGAGCCAGCCCCTACCCTGCTCACCGAGCACGACCAGGTGTTTGTGAAGGATGGGGAGCGGTGCTGGTTTGTACGGCTGGCCGATATCCGGCTGTTTGAAATCAACGGCAGCTACACCCAAATATACTTCGAGCAGCACCAGCCCCTCATTCCGCGCACCTTGCAGCACCTAGAGCAGCGCCTCGACCCGCGGGTATTTTTCCGCGCCAATCGCCAGCAGATTATCAACCTGAAGTGGATTACCGGCATCGAGCCCTGGTTCAGCAACACGCTCAAAATCCAGCTGCGCGAAGGACCGGAGGTGGAAGTCTCGCGCCAGCAGTCGGCCCGTTTCCGGGAGTTGATGAGCTTGTAG
- the cdd gene encoding cytidine deaminase codes for MAHSLHLTITVDVLASEAELTPAEAAVWQAARAATNHAYAPYSHFHVGAALLLEDGSVFRGNNQENAAYPSGLCAERTALFGWAASQPMQRIVGMAVAARPANGEFTLAWPCGACRQVMTEYEHRQQHPIPLLLPGPDGTIYRYRSVGDLLPFSFSADNLPNPHSIV; via the coding sequence ATGGCTCATTCCCTGCACCTCACTATCACTGTCGACGTACTAGCCTCGGAGGCGGAGCTGACGCCTGCTGAAGCTGCTGTATGGCAGGCCGCCCGCGCCGCTACCAATCATGCCTACGCACCCTACTCACATTTCCATGTAGGCGCGGCGCTACTGCTGGAGGATGGGAGTGTGTTTCGGGGTAATAACCAGGAAAATGCTGCCTACCCCTCTGGTCTTTGCGCCGAGCGCACGGCTTTGTTCGGCTGGGCAGCCAGTCAGCCGATGCAGCGCATTGTAGGTATGGCTGTGGCTGCCCGCCCTGCCAACGGTGAGTTTACGCTGGCTTGGCCCTGCGGCGCCTGCCGCCAGGTGATGACCGAGTACGAGCACCGCCAGCAGCACCCCATTCCACTACTCCTACCCGGCCCCGACGGCACCATTTACCGCTACCGTAGCGTGGGCGACTTGCTGCCGTTCAGCTTCTCAGCCGACAACCTGCCCAATCCGCATTCTATTGTCTAA